One part of the [Pantoea] beijingensis genome encodes these proteins:
- a CDS encoding fimbrial protein gives MKKLIVAAAVVAAFAGVNAQAASTGTITFNGELTATTCDVIVDGQAADATIVLPTVGINQLTAAGQTAGQTGFNMALSNCEGTLKTASAFFEAGSSVDLVTGRLKNVSGSATNVSLQLRDGSNASNEVIKAGNSNQTKNTTYVDVSSGSANLPYHVEYYANGKTTAGTVVSNVIYSVQYK, from the coding sequence ATGAAAAAGTTAATCGTTGCTGCTGCTGTTGTTGCTGCTTTCGCTGGTGTTAATGCTCAGGCCGCGTCAACCGGTACCATCACTTTTAACGGCGAGTTAACCGCCACGACGTGTGACGTAATTGTTGATGGTCAGGCTGCTGATGCGACCATCGTACTGCCAACTGTTGGTATTAACCAACTGACTGCAGCAGGTCAGACTGCTGGTCAGACTGGCTTTAATATGGCTCTGAGCAACTGTGAAGGCACGCTGAAAACTGCTTCTGCATTCTTCGAAGCGGGTTCATCTGTTGACCTGGTGACTGGCCGCCTGAAAAACGTTTCTGGTAGCGCGACCAATGTTAGCCTGCAGCTGCGTGATGGTTCAAATGCTTCTAACGAAGTTATCAAAGCGGGTAACTCAAATCAGACTAAAAACACCACTTATGTTGATGTTAGCTCTGGTTCCGCTAATCTGCCTTACCACGTTGAGTACTATGCGAACGGTAAAACCACTGCCGGTACCGTTGTTAGCAACGTGATCTACTCTGTTCAGTACAAATAA
- a CDS encoding ABC transporter substrate-binding protein encodes MTITSLCLAGGLLLSAQAQASTAICYNCPPEWADWGTQLKAIAKDTGIVVPQDNKNSGQALAQIVAEKASPVADVVYLGITFGIQAAKSDVLDAWRPAAWNDIPAEMKDPEGKWVALHSGTIGFMVNVDALNGAPIPRSWNDLLKPEYKGMVGYLDPASAFAGYAAAVSVNLAEGGTLDNFTPGINYFKKLIKNSPIVPKQTAYARVLSGEIPILLDYDFNAYRAKYKDHANIAFVIPQEGSIKVPYVISLVKNAPHSNEGKKVIDYVLSDRGQAIWANAWLRPVREKAMSAAAKAQFLPDSDYARARTVNYQQMADIQKSFSERYMSEVK; translated from the coding sequence ATGACCATAACATCACTGTGCCTGGCGGGGGGGCTGCTTCTCTCCGCCCAGGCCCAGGCCTCCACAGCAATCTGCTATAACTGTCCGCCAGAATGGGCTGACTGGGGAACGCAGCTCAAAGCGATCGCCAAAGACACCGGTATCGTCGTCCCTCAGGATAATAAGAACTCTGGCCAGGCACTGGCACAGATCGTGGCCGAAAAGGCCAGTCCTGTGGCAGATGTCGTTTACCTTGGCATCACTTTTGGCATTCAGGCAGCCAAATCAGACGTGCTGGATGCCTGGCGTCCGGCAGCCTGGAATGATATTCCGGCAGAAATGAAAGACCCGGAAGGAAAATGGGTAGCACTCCACTCCGGTACTATCGGTTTTATGGTCAACGTTGATGCGTTGAACGGAGCCCCTATCCCGCGCTCATGGAATGACCTGCTTAAACCCGAATATAAAGGGATGGTTGGCTACCTCGACCCGGCCAGTGCTTTTGCTGGCTATGCCGCTGCGGTATCGGTGAACCTCGCCGAAGGCGGCACGCTGGACAACTTTACACCGGGCATTAACTACTTCAAAAAGCTGATCAAAAACAGCCCGATAGTGCCAAAACAGACGGCCTACGCACGCGTACTCTCTGGTGAAATCCCGATTCTGCTGGATTATGATTTCAACGCGTACCGGGCGAAATATAAAGATCACGCCAATATTGCCTTTGTTATTCCGCAAGAGGGCAGCATCAAAGTCCCTTACGTTATCAGCCTGGTAAAAAATGCACCACACAGTAACGAAGGCAAAAAAGTGATCGATTATGTGCTGTCGGATCGCGGTCAGGCCATCTGGGCCAACGCCTGGCTACGTCCGGTACGCGAAAAGGCAATGTCCGCAGCCGCTAAAGCACAGTTCCTACCGGACAGTGATTATGCGCGTGCCCGCACGGTTAACTATCAACAAATGGCTGACATTCAAAAATCCTTCTCTGAGCGATACATGAGCGAGGTTAAGTAA
- a CDS encoding methionine ABC transporter ATP-binding protein produces MIVLKNISKIFYQGKDAIAAVDNVSLRVERGQIYGIIGYSGAGKSTLIRLLNGLEKPSSGSVVVAEQDISAATGEALRQARLKISMVFQHFNLLWSRTVSENIAFSMQIAGVPKADIKKRVAELIELVGLTGRERAYPSQLSGGQKQRVGIARALANNPDVLLCDEATSALDPQTTDQILDLLKDINRRFGLTIVLITHEMHVVRKICDRVAVMENGKVVEQGGVLQVFTHPQQEITRQFVRQISQLEGDNDFDSALLSDINGAILKLTFVGHSAHQPVVGELTLRYGLPFNILHGKMTQTVHGAFGQLWLQVVATQQQLEAILDGLKQHDIQCEVIKGV; encoded by the coding sequence ATGATTGTTCTGAAGAATATTTCTAAAATTTTTTACCAGGGGAAGGATGCTATTGCCGCCGTGGATAATGTCAGCCTGCGCGTCGAACGCGGGCAGATATACGGTATTATCGGCTACAGTGGCGCGGGGAAAAGTACCCTGATTCGTTTGCTTAACGGGCTGGAAAAACCGTCCAGCGGCAGTGTTGTCGTTGCTGAGCAGGATATTAGTGCTGCAACGGGCGAGGCACTACGCCAGGCTCGATTGAAAATCAGTATGGTGTTTCAGCATTTTAATCTGCTCTGGTCGCGTACGGTCAGTGAAAATATTGCTTTTTCTATGCAGATCGCCGGTGTCCCTAAAGCCGATATCAAAAAGCGCGTCGCCGAACTGATCGAACTGGTTGGATTAACCGGCCGTGAGCGCGCTTATCCTTCACAGCTAAGCGGCGGGCAAAAACAGCGGGTGGGCATTGCGCGTGCACTGGCGAATAACCCTGATGTGTTGCTGTGCGATGAAGCAACTTCGGCACTCGATCCGCAAACGACCGATCAAATTCTCGATTTACTTAAGGATATAAACCGCCGGTTTGGTTTAACCATCGTGCTGATTACCCATGAGATGCATGTCGTGCGTAAGATCTGCGATCGGGTTGCTGTAATGGAGAACGGCAAAGTGGTTGAACAGGGCGGTGTGCTCCAGGTTTTTACTCATCCACAGCAAGAAATTACCCGGCAGTTTGTTCGGCAGATTAGCCAGTTGGAGGGCGATAATGATTTTGACTCTGCACTCCTTAGCGACATCAACGGCGCGATTTTAAAACTCACCTTTGTCGGGCACAGCGCACATCAGCCCGTCGTTGGCGAATTAACGCTTCGCTATGGCCTGCCATTTAACATCCTGCACGGCAAGATGACGCAAACCGTTCACGGCGCGTTCGGTCAGCTCTGGTTACAGGTGGTGGCAACGCAGCAGCAGTTGGAAGCCATTCTGGACGGGTTGAAGCAGCATGATATTCAGTGCGAGGTGATCAAAGGTGTTTGA
- a CDS encoding DUF4156 domain-containing protein — MNYRHFLPAFILLLAGCSANSLSHAAKNIRVATSEPPASCHFLGVVTGSQGNFLTGGWTSNKNLEQGALNELRNETAKLGGDVVSLITNRAGTTGSAYSGSGSSQETNVVMTGNAWRCNNQ; from the coding sequence ATGAATTATCGTCATTTTTTACCTGCTTTTATTCTGCTACTTGCAGGTTGCAGTGCCAACTCACTCTCCCATGCCGCAAAAAATATACGCGTTGCCACGTCCGAACCCCCTGCCAGTTGCCATTTTCTTGGCGTCGTCACGGGTTCGCAGGGGAATTTTTTAACCGGCGGCTGGACATCAAATAAAAATCTGGAACAGGGAGCATTAAATGAACTACGCAATGAAACCGCTAAATTAGGCGGCGACGTGGTTAGCCTGATCACCAACCGTGCGGGCACCACAGGCTCTGCCTATAGCGGCAGCGGCAGCTCCCAGGAAACCAACGTTGTTATGACGGGCAATGCGTGGCGTTGTAATAATCAATAA
- a CDS encoding substrate-binding domain-containing protein, translating to MTDLLRVAQLAGVSRATAARTFSEPEKVRESTRNKVVAASKALGFRPNYVARQLRTQSTRIIGVMLPTLSNPIFSEQLQAMESSARNNGYSLMVATTDYDPARESVVLENMLRQRIDGLILTVANARESRCLSMLEQETLPVVLVHNPDADAHFVTVSVDNKRAMYQATCHLLALGHRQIAMTAGPVQQSDRAHLRYLGYCQAMEENGLTPLPLIEMAHHTCVDIETLRPWLSTPTVLTALLCSNDLLALSAIGSLQRIGYRIPQQLSVVGFDGIALGRMVCPSLCSVEQPQQQLGEVAIESLMKSIAGEEVTSQVLNFTLRDGESIAVPQHLCRHTRETP from the coding sequence ATGACCGACCTGTTACGCGTTGCCCAACTTGCGGGTGTATCACGAGCCACTGCCGCACGTACCTTCTCCGAACCGGAAAAAGTACGGGAAAGCACGCGCAATAAGGTCGTCGCTGCCTCAAAAGCACTGGGCTTCCGCCCTAATTATGTGGCGCGACAGCTACGTACGCAGTCAACCCGCATTATCGGCGTCATGCTGCCCACCCTCAGCAATCCCATTTTTAGCGAGCAGCTGCAGGCAATGGAAAGCAGCGCACGCAATAACGGTTATTCGCTGATGGTCGCCACAACCGATTACGATCCCGCGCGTGAGTCAGTGGTGTTAGAAAATATGCTGCGCCAGCGTATTGATGGGCTGATCCTGACCGTCGCCAATGCCCGGGAAAGCCGGTGCCTCAGCATGCTGGAACAGGAAACACTGCCGGTCGTGCTGGTACACAACCCGGATGCTGATGCGCATTTCGTCACCGTCAGCGTGGACAATAAACGGGCGATGTACCAGGCCACTTGCCACTTACTGGCGCTCGGCCATCGGCAGATTGCCATGACGGCAGGTCCGGTACAGCAATCCGACCGTGCCCATCTGCGCTATCTGGGCTACTGCCAGGCGATGGAAGAAAACGGGCTCACCCCGCTGCCGCTGATTGAAATGGCGCATCACACCTGCGTGGATATTGAGACGCTGCGCCCCTGGCTTTCTACGCCAACGGTACTGACCGCCCTGCTCTGCTCAAACGACCTGCTGGCGCTAAGCGCCATCGGCAGCCTGCAGCGCATCGGCTATCGCATTCCTCAACAGCTCTCTGTCGTCGGTTTTGATGGTATTGCATTGGGCAGAATGGTGTGTCCTTCACTCTGTTCAGTGGAACAGCCTCAGCAACAGCTGGGCGAAGTCGCGATAGAAAGCCTGATGAAGTCTATCGCTGGTGAAGAAGTCACTTCACAGGTACTGAATTTTACGCTGCGGGACGGTGAAAGCATTGCCGTTCCACAGCATCTTTGTCGTCACACCAGGGAAACACCATGA
- a CDS encoding ABC transporter permease, translated as MSLQWQTAMPSRSGGLRHRNDRATFRAIAFALVPTLTVFCAFWLIPLGYLAVLGTTPDNSTHLNAYWTILSRPQYLVSLGVTLLLSASVALVAVAMSAVVACFLARHSIPGKGFLLALLTFPLAFPGVVVGFLIVISGGRQGLFAQLGLVLTGERWIFAYNLVGLFLGYLYFSIPRVIMTLVAACEKLDPSLEEAARSLGAGNWRIVRDVIIPGLAPSLLSSLALCFATSMGAFGTAFTLGTNLGVLPLTIYNEFTNYANFATAAALSVVMGGVTWIALLLARSLSGTDRE; from the coding sequence ATGTCGCTGCAGTGGCAAACCGCCATGCCCTCCCGGTCGGGAGGGCTTCGTCATCGTAATGACAGGGCAACGTTTCGCGCCATCGCGTTCGCACTGGTTCCCACACTCACGGTATTTTGTGCTTTCTGGCTAATCCCGTTGGGGTATCTGGCCGTGCTGGGTACCACGCCAGATAACAGTACACATCTGAATGCTTACTGGACCATACTCAGCCGCCCACAATATCTGGTATCCCTCGGCGTAACGCTGTTGCTTTCTGCCAGCGTGGCGCTGGTTGCCGTCGCAATGTCGGCGGTCGTGGCATGCTTCCTGGCACGTCATTCTATTCCGGGAAAAGGCTTCTTGTTGGCGTTACTGACATTTCCACTGGCTTTTCCCGGCGTGGTGGTCGGTTTTCTGATAGTCATTTCCGGTGGACGACAAGGGCTGTTTGCACAGCTTGGTCTGGTGCTAACCGGCGAGCGTTGGATCTTCGCCTATAACCTGGTGGGGCTGTTTCTCGGTTATCTGTACTTTTCGATTCCGCGCGTGATCATGACGCTAGTGGCTGCCTGTGAAAAACTCGATCCAAGCCTTGAAGAGGCCGCCCGTTCGCTAGGCGCAGGAAACTGGCGCATCGTGCGGGACGTCATTATTCCGGGGCTGGCGCCGTCACTGCTCTCGAGCCTCGCACTCTGTTTTGCCACCAGCATGGGCGCCTTTGGTACCGCCTTTACCCTCGGCACCAATTTGGGGGTACTGCCGCTGACGATTTACAACGAATTCACCAACTACGCAAATTTTGCAACTGCCGCCGCGCTGTCGGTGGTGATGGGAGGGGTGACCTGGATCGCGCTACTACTCGCACGCAGCCTCTCCGGTACCGATCGGGAATAA
- the sodC gene encoding superoxide dismutase family protein translates to MRKVLQMMVVAGGFALAGLAQATTVTMNEVDADGVVKAAGTVDVEATQYGVLFTPHLQGLPQGIHGFHVHANPDCSPGMQDGKKVAALAAGGHFDPAHTGKHEGPWGNGHLGDLPALYVDSMGNANYPVLAPRLKLADVKGHALMVHAGGDNHADMPAMLGGGGARIVCGVIK, encoded by the coding sequence ATGCGTAAAGTGCTCCAGATGATGGTCGTTGCAGGTGGTTTTGCATTAGCAGGTTTAGCGCAGGCGACAACCGTCACAATGAATGAAGTGGATGCTGATGGCGTCGTAAAAGCAGCGGGCACCGTTGACGTAGAAGCAACGCAGTATGGCGTGCTTTTTACCCCACATTTGCAAGGCCTGCCACAGGGTATCCATGGCTTCCATGTGCATGCAAACCCAGACTGCAGCCCGGGCATGCAGGATGGTAAGAAAGTCGCAGCGCTGGCAGCAGGAGGACACTTTGATCCAGCCCACACCGGCAAGCATGAAGGCCCGTGGGGCAATGGTCATTTAGGTGACCTGCCTGCGCTCTATGTTGATTCAATGGGTAACGCTAACTATCCGGTACTGGCTCCGCGCCTGAAACTGGCAGATGTTAAAGGACACGCATTAATGGTCCATGCGGGTGGCGACAACCACGCCGACATGCCAGCCATGCTGGGCGGCGGCGGCGCACGCATCGTTTGCGGCGTGATCAAATAA
- a CDS encoding YgdI/YgdR family lipoprotein, giving the protein MKKLMVPALLLSFLVAGCQANQAIHTTDGQTIITKGKPEIDKSTGLVSYYDASTGKKAQINRNQIKDMGELDN; this is encoded by the coding sequence ATGAAAAAGTTAATGGTTCCGGCGTTGTTACTTTCTTTTCTGGTCGCGGGCTGTCAGGCTAATCAGGCGATTCATACCACCGATGGTCAAACAATTATCACGAAAGGGAAACCAGAAATTGATAAGAGCACGGGGCTGGTAAGTTATTACGATGCAAGTACGGGTAAAAAAGCCCAGATCAATCGGAACCAGATTAAAGATATGGGTGAATTAGATAATTAA
- a CDS encoding DUF3455 domain-containing protein codes for MTLFRPTLAAIMLTASASSLAAGNVMPPEGAKQELQVYARGVQLYRCAAPADNASTGSWIFQAPEADLFSDKAMTQLVGKHYDGPHWVWLDGSILAGKLLTSQDSPHPGAIPWLLLEGTSTGHAGRLTGIHYIQRVDTVDGNVGNTRCDASRYGMTLNVPYTATYRFWR; via the coding sequence ATGACGCTTTTCCGCCCCACCCTCGCAGCCATCATGCTCACCGCCAGCGCCAGTTCACTCGCTGCCGGTAATGTCATGCCGCCTGAAGGGGCGAAACAAGAACTGCAGGTATATGCGCGCGGCGTTCAACTCTATCGCTGCGCAGCCCCGGCCGATAACGCGTCAACAGGGAGCTGGATATTCCAGGCACCCGAGGCCGATCTGTTTAGCGATAAAGCGATGACACAGTTGGTAGGAAAGCACTATGACGGCCCGCACTGGGTCTGGCTGGACGGCAGTATCCTCGCAGGCAAACTCCTCACCTCGCAGGATTCGCCACATCCCGGCGCAATCCCGTGGTTACTGCTGGAGGGCACCAGCACAGGTCATGCGGGACGCCTTACCGGCATCCATTATATCCAGCGCGTGGATACGGTGGATGGTAATGTCGGTAACACGCGATGTGATGCGTCACGCTATGGCATGACGCTCAACGTACCCTACACCGCCACTTATCGCTTTTGGCGCTAG
- a CDS encoding LysR family transcriptional regulator, protein MKKVTNHDLAIVLTIATHLNMSRAAVELGVTPSALSHALRNIEERLGLRLFNRTTRSIALTDAGNRLFTRLKPAFRDIDDALEDLNQFRDTPSGTLRINAGRPATQIVLLPLISEFIAQYPQVDVEIDANNTRVDVVSEGFDAGVRFGETVDADMVAIPIGGYMRSAVVATPAFFTRYPVPLHPKDLLGIPCVRLRFSNGSLYRWEFEKEGVKLDNEVNGPITLNDMGLTVEAALYGGGIAYAFEKLVTAPLADGRLVRVLEDWCPSYPGLYLYYPSRRQLPTVLKAFVDFIRERRL, encoded by the coding sequence ATGAAAAAAGTAACTAATCATGATTTGGCGATTGTGCTGACTATCGCCACGCACCTGAATATGAGTCGGGCTGCGGTAGAGTTAGGCGTGACGCCTTCTGCATTGAGCCATGCGTTACGTAATATAGAAGAACGGTTAGGGCTAAGGTTATTTAACCGTACTACGCGCAGTATCGCATTGACCGATGCCGGGAATCGCTTGTTTACCCGCTTGAAGCCTGCCTTTCGTGACATTGACGATGCGCTGGAGGATTTGAATCAGTTTCGTGATACCCCATCAGGAACGTTGCGAATTAATGCCGGACGTCCCGCGACGCAGATAGTGCTGCTGCCGCTGATCTCGGAATTTATCGCACAGTATCCGCAAGTCGATGTAGAGATCGATGCCAACAATACGCGTGTTGATGTGGTTTCAGAGGGTTTTGATGCCGGGGTCAGGTTTGGTGAAACGGTCGATGCGGATATGGTGGCAATCCCTATTGGCGGTTATATGCGTTCAGCGGTAGTCGCTACGCCTGCATTTTTTACGCGTTATCCGGTTCCTCTGCACCCTAAAGATTTGCTTGGTATTCCCTGTGTTCGCCTGCGCTTTTCCAACGGAAGCCTGTATAGGTGGGAGTTTGAAAAAGAGGGTGTGAAGCTGGACAACGAAGTGAACGGACCGATTACGCTAAACGATATGGGGTTAACGGTTGAGGCCGCATTGTATGGTGGAGGCATTGCTTATGCTTTCGAGAAACTGGTGACCGCGCCATTAGCAGATGGGCGATTGGTGCGGGTACTTGAAGACTGGTGTCCTTCGTATCCTGGGCTATATCTCTATTACCCCAGCCGGCGTCAGCTACCAACGGTGTTAAAGGCTTTTGTCGATTTTATTCGCGAGCGCCGGTTGTGA
- a CDS encoding winged helix-turn-helix domain-containing protein has protein sequence MNDANRQVFGYFIHPDVQVDIVHNRIININAVGLSRGGNIITLRKTMMRLLAYLLENANGKVIQNDEILLNVWDKYELSSSTQRLWQVMQALRQRLNAVGIPNDFIIRVETKGFFIREGAVTPLYYKKTIEY, from the coding sequence ATGAATGATGCTAATAGACAGGTTTTTGGGTATTTCATTCATCCGGATGTACAGGTTGATATTGTTCATAACAGAATAATAAACATCAACGCTGTAGGACTATCCAGGGGCGGTAACATTATTACCCTGAGAAAAACCATGATGCGTTTACTGGCTTATTTACTTGAAAACGCGAATGGAAAAGTTATTCAGAATGATGAAATTTTACTTAACGTTTGGGACAAGTATGAACTTAGCTCATCAACACAAAGATTGTGGCAAGTCATGCAGGCGCTCAGGCAGCGGTTAAATGCAGTAGGCATTCCGAATGATTTTATTATACGTGTCGAGACGAAAGGATTCTTTATTCGTGAAGGGGCTGTTACGCCTCTCTACTATAAGAAAACGATTGAGTATTAG
- a CDS encoding methionine ABC transporter permease produces MFESYFPHLKWEQLLAATQETLYMTALSGIATFILGIALGLTLFLTTKGGMFQNSLAYRAISFVVNVFRSIPFIILIVLLIPVTKTLVGTILGANAALPALIVGAAPFYARLVEIALREVDKGVIEATRSMGARMSTLIFRVLLPESSPALVSGITVTLIALVSYSAMAGVIGAGGLGNLAYLEGFQRNHSDVTLVATVTILIIVFIIQFIGDALTSYLDKR; encoded by the coding sequence GTGTTTGAGTCATATTTTCCCCATCTGAAATGGGAACAACTGCTGGCCGCGACGCAGGAAACGTTATACATGACGGCATTATCCGGCATCGCGACCTTTATTCTTGGGATTGCGTTGGGACTGACACTATTTTTAACCACCAAAGGTGGAATGTTTCAGAATAGTCTGGCGTATCGGGCGATCTCTTTTGTGGTGAATGTCTTTCGTTCGATCCCCTTTATTATCCTGATTGTATTACTGATCCCTGTAACCAAAACCCTGGTAGGCACCATCCTTGGCGCAAATGCCGCGTTGCCAGCGTTGATTGTCGGGGCTGCACCGTTTTATGCACGTTTGGTGGAGATTGCACTGCGCGAAGTGGATAAAGGGGTGATTGAAGCAACGCGTTCGATGGGAGCACGCATGAGCACCCTGATTTTTCGCGTCTTACTTCCTGAGTCGTCGCCAGCGTTAGTGTCCGGGATTACCGTTACGCTGATTGCCCTGGTGAGTTACAGCGCCATGGCGGGCGTGATTGGTGCTGGCGGGTTGGGGAATCTTGCTTATCTGGAAGGATTCCAGCGTAACCACAGCGACGTTACCTTAGTGGCAACGGTGACCATTTTGATCATCGTCTTTATTATCCAGTTTATCGGTGACGCGCTGACCTCTTATTTAGATAAACGTTAA
- a CDS encoding winged helix-turn-helix domain-containing protein, whose amino-acid sequence MSKGYLINNTLEFWPEDHLLVSRGAERKTISINVPASRCFLLILEREGELIPQLDFFNFVWGEAGENVPPNTLYQNISILRRGLKAVMEQPTDLVVTVPKQGFKLSDGTHVIVLESENDPELNISLPEEINGQINTLSSENELPSEPTALPSGNFRKWYAMLAILLLLITAVHYYLLNREHVYPYFDNYTALKNSGQCHIYVNSDAEDYSVHQKALQMINLNCRRYPYVYLSAYKVMPSVSFITCNRPFDDQKQTLSCASYNLRGVHLP is encoded by the coding sequence ATGAGTAAAGGTTATTTGATTAACAATACCCTCGAATTTTGGCCAGAAGATCATCTGCTGGTCTCGAGAGGTGCAGAACGCAAGACAATTTCAATCAATGTTCCTGCCAGTCGGTGCTTTTTATTAATCCTGGAGAGAGAAGGAGAGCTCATACCACAGCTCGACTTTTTCAATTTTGTGTGGGGAGAAGCGGGAGAAAATGTCCCGCCTAATACGTTATACCAGAACATATCCATACTAAGAAGAGGGTTGAAGGCAGTAATGGAACAGCCTACTGATTTGGTTGTTACTGTGCCTAAGCAGGGATTTAAGCTGAGTGACGGAACTCATGTTATTGTGCTGGAAAGTGAAAACGATCCCGAACTTAACATATCCCTTCCCGAAGAAATTAACGGACAGATAAATACTCTATCATCGGAGAATGAACTACCATCTGAGCCGACAGCTCTGCCATCCGGAAATTTTCGAAAATGGTACGCCATGCTCGCTATATTGTTATTACTGATCACTGCCGTACATTACTATCTGCTAAACCGGGAACATGTTTACCCCTACTTTGATAATTACACGGCGCTGAAGAACAGCGGGCAGTGCCATATATATGTTAACAGCGATGCCGAAGATTACTCGGTGCATCAGAAAGCCCTGCAAATGATCAATCTCAATTGTCGACGTTATCCCTATGTTTATCTCTCCGCTTACAAGGTTATGCCCTCCGTATCATTCATTACCTGTAACCGGCCATTCGACGATCAGAAACAGACGTTAAGTTGTGCTTCCTATAATTTGCGTGGGGTTCATTTACCATGA
- a CDS encoding MetQ/NlpA family ABC transporter substrate-binding protein — translation MKKVVTLIAAATLSFSAWADTLTVGASNVPHAEILEQAKPILAKQGIDLEIKPFQDYILPNTALASHDIDANYFQHIPYLNSVLKDHADDKSYDFVSAGAIHIEPIGIYSKKYKSLKDLPQGGKVIMRDAVAEEGRILSIFEKEGVIKLKPGVDKVAARISDIVDNPKKLQFLPNVEGSLLPQMYANDEGDAVVINANYAIDAGLDPVKDPIAVESGENNPYANIITVHRGDEKKKDIVALVSVLRSKEIQDWIRTQYKGAVIPVNN, via the coding sequence ATGAAAAAAGTCGTCACACTGATTGCCGCAGCTACGCTGAGCTTTTCTGCCTGGGCAGATACCCTGACCGTTGGTGCTTCCAACGTGCCACATGCTGAGATCCTTGAGCAAGCAAAACCAATTCTTGCTAAACAGGGTATCGATCTGGAAATTAAACCGTTCCAGGATTACATCCTGCCGAATACGGCACTGGCCAGCCACGATATCGATGCTAACTATTTCCAGCACATTCCCTATCTGAATAGCGTGCTGAAAGACCATGCTGATGATAAATCTTATGATTTCGTTAGCGCGGGGGCGATTCATATCGAGCCTATTGGTATTTATTCGAAAAAGTATAAATCCCTGAAGGATCTGCCACAGGGCGGTAAGGTCATCATGCGTGATGCAGTGGCCGAAGAGGGACGCATTCTTTCTATCTTCGAAAAAGAAGGGGTGATTAAGTTGAAGCCGGGCGTGGATAAAGTCGCTGCTCGTATCAGTGATATCGTGGATAACCCGAAAAAACTGCAGTTTCTGCCGAACGTAGAAGGGTCGCTGCTGCCGCAAATGTACGCCAATGATGAAGGGGACGCGGTAGTGATTAATGCGAACTATGCCATTGATGCCGGCCTTGATCCGGTGAAGGATCCTATTGCAGTTGAGAGCGGTGAGAATAATCCATATGCCAATATCATCACCGTTCATCGCGGCGATGAGAAGAAAAAAGATATCGTAGCGTTGGTGAGCGTGCTGCGCTCCAAAGAGATTCAGGACTGGATCCGTACCCAATATAAAGGCGCAGTGATCCCGGTTAATAACTGA